A region of the Oncorhynchus clarkii lewisi isolate Uvic-CL-2024 chromosome 29, UVic_Ocla_1.0, whole genome shotgun sequence genome:
CTGAATGAAAACCATCATTAGGTTCAGCTGGATGGTCTATAGTTGATTCTGAATGAAAACCACCATTAGGTTCAGCTGGATGGTCTATAGTTGATTCTGAATGAAAACCACCATTAGGTTCAGCTGGATGGTCTATAGTTGATTCTGAATGAAAACCACCATTAGGTTCAGCTGGAACCAAACTATGGTCTATAGTTGATAACTTACACATTACAGATGACAGTGTAAAGATGTTTAGGATCTCCACTTTTTGTCTACTTCTTTACTGATTGATTGTATTTACCTTCTCTGTAATTGTCTATGTCCTGTGTTTGTTACATAAACAACCTTTCCCCATGGAGATAATCAAGTCAGGATCTTACCCTTACAGCCCCAAGTACGTTGCTGTGTTCAACCTGGCCTTCACAGATGTGTGTGGGAGCACTGCCATGGTCCCCAAGCTACTGGATACGTTCCTGTTCAGCAGACAGCTCATCTCCTACAACCAGTGCCTCGCTAGcctcttcttcatcttcctcttcctcaacaTGCAGTCATTCAACCTCACCATCCTCTCTTACGACAGACTGGTGGCCATCTGCTGCCCTCTCAGGTCTCAGATAATACATCAAATCTAATAATTCAAAAAATACAATTCAAAAGGCCTTCATAATTGCCCCTTGTGTGATAATAATGTTTCTGCTTTCACTGACAATTCAACCTGATATATGAATACACTGCATCTAAAATCCCTGATAACAGCTTCTTTCCACTGTCCACACAGGTACCATATGATGGTGACTCACAGGTCCATGTTCCAGCTGACGGGTGCTGCCTGGGCGTTTGCTGTGTTCCTGATGTTTCTGGCTGTGTTCTTCATCACCCGACTCTCCTTCTGCCGGTAGGTGGCTGAGGAGGTGAACCTGTTGCCGAAAGGTTACCGGTTTGAATCCCGGGCCGGGTGCTGTAAAAATAAATGATCAGTTGATCACAGTAACATGTGGACAATGaagatgtattgtattgtaggtcTCTGGTGATCAACAGCTACTTCTGTGACCACGGTCCCCTGTTCCGTCTGGCGGCCCCCTGTTCTGATGTGGTCCCTAACAAAGTGATGGGATATCTCATCGCTACAGTCCTCTTTCTCCCCATGGTCTTCATCATATCATCATACATCTGTATCACACACGCCCTGTTCACCATCACACTGCCCCAGGACAGGTGAGAAGTCATACTGATCAGAGTCAGAGATTTAGCCAGATATTTTGTTTATATACCTAAACATATAGCTCTGATACTGATTGTTGTGCTGTCTCAGATATACACTAcaggaccaaaagtatgtggacacctgctcatcagacatctcattctaaaattatgggcattaatatggagttggtcccccctttgctgctgaaACAGCCGGCACTCGTTTGTGAgtgcttttcactagatgttggagcatcgctgcggggacttgcttctattcaggcACAAGAGCATGAGTGAGGTCGGACGCTGATGTTGGGCgaataggcctggctcacagtcagtgtttcaattcatcccaaaggtgttcgatggggttgaggttagggctctgtgcaagctAGTCAAGTTCTCCCACACTGATTTCGACAATCCATTTCTGTTTGGACCTCGCTTGGTGCACTTGGgtattgccatgctgaaacaggaaagggccttccccaaagtgttatcacaaagttggaagcacagaatccagaatgtcattgtatgctgtagtgtaaaggtttcccttcactggaactaagaggcctagcacGCACTATAAAAAACAGCCCTGGACCATTATtcatcatccaccaaactttacagttccCACTATACATTGGGGTAGATAGCGtactcctggcatctgccaaacccagattcttgGCATTGCGCACAGTGATGTTAGGCTGTTTGCAGTTGatcagccatggaaaccaatttcatgaagctccagaagAAAAGTtaattgcttccaaaggcagATTGAAACTCAGTAGTgaggacagaagatttttacacactacacacttcagcactcagcggtcccgttctgtaagcttgtgttGCCACCATTTCCAATTTCCAATAAAAACAcctacagttgactggggcagctcaagcagggcatacattttatgaactgacttgttggaaggaagcatcctatgacagtaccac
Encoded here:
- the LOC139388231 gene encoding olfactory receptor 52E4-like gives rise to the protein MSYLTSDPNQTDNIDTIIRPPYFFISGFIDIPHMEYYYVFLCFVYIISLVGNTFVMMVIYMDNSLHSPKYVAVFNLAFTDVCGSTAMVPKLLDTFLFSRQLISYNQCLASLFFIFLFLNMQSFNLTILSYDRLVAICCPLRYHMMVTHRSMFQLTGAAWAFAVFLMFLAVFFITRLSFCRSLVINSYFCDHGPLFRLAAPCSDVVPNKVMGYLIATVLFLPMVFIISSYICITHALFTITLPQDRVRALKTCTSHLILVAIFYLPVNFTYFLHSIIPTNARIINLSLTSVLPPMLNPIIYVLKTEEFKESAKKLLSKSRAQRAEVLHQST